One region of Quercus lobata isolate SW786 chromosome 2, ValleyOak3.0 Primary Assembly, whole genome shotgun sequence genomic DNA includes:
- the LOC115976718 gene encoding senescence-associated carboxylesterase 101-like isoform X2, with protein MTQTQLFSSGLELANFVVSLDVLHDAWTAIWSLYTEISQNERPSSLVKFKVFELPNCTIIAFFTWPANSKDYVQGNGGGDFVSSSTLKKSFPFFNFLCTKDNPEFSINKPALELFTSIFYELPKSVMANSKPLIITGNSLGGSVASLFTLLLLEKFNFLTTKRPLCITFGSPLMGEKGLHEAISKYAAWNSCFLHVVSNQDPIPRVLISQTGVYKPFGTFLLCSKLGCSCFEDPPTILELLMATYSGNPENQDPNLVFESYGTFVKDFNRKVIFMDTTESFDWTTPPLRAAIITQLAAIGLASQQQPHNIDIDTIITKTENQEKKLALFKKQVFDPSMQLNKVKVHMAKLEWYKKVAKDKKIGYYDSYKNVSHTSDLDVVKDMKTLTCYWEELVDEAEKRPQTVGASLRTRWLFGGTNYRRMIEPLDIADYYNKGKEDYINQGRPKHYIKLEQWLIETAEPAGVPNELMKQNVVSILTEDSCFWAHVEEALISCKLLTGTGSSEMEKQSSRDSLFEFENYVYGLIKNYAVSPEIFLQGSSFMQWWREYEKIMGTSYSSNLTKLMKDYKNYDKYATGSLKIS; from the exons ATGACACAAACTCAGTt GTTTAGCAGTGGGTTAGAGTTGGCAAATTTCGTGGTGAGCCTTGATGTCTTGCACGATGCATGGACTGCAATTTGGAGCCTATACACAGAAATCAGTCAAAATGAACGACCATCTTCCCTCGTGAAATTCAAAGTTTTTGAGCTACCAAACTGTACCATCATAGCTTTTTTCACTTGGCCTGCTAATAGCAAAGACTATGTTCAGGGAAATGGAGGAGGAGATTTTGTTTCATCATCAACTCTTAAGAAgtcttttcctttcttcaatTTCCTGTGCACCAAAGACAACCCAGAGTTCTCCATTAACAAACCTGCATTGGAGCTTTTCACCTCCATTTTTTATGAGCTCCCGAAATCTGTG ATGGCCAATTCCAAACCATTGATTATCACCGGAAACTCTCTGGGAGGATCTGTTGCCTCTCTCTTCACCTTATTGCTGctagaaaaattcaattttttaaccaCCAAACGCCCGCTTTGCATCACTTTTGGTTCTCCCCTTATGGGTGAGAAAGGCCTGCATGAAGCCATATCAAAATACGCGGCATGGAACTCTTGCTTTTTGCATGTAGTTTCTAACCAGGATCCAATTCCCAGAGTCTTAATTTCGCAAACTGGTGTTTACAAGCCTTTTGGAACATTTCTCTTGTGTTCTAAGTTGGGTTGTTCTTGTTTTGAGGACCCTCCAACCATTTTGGAGTTGTTAATGGCAACCTATTCAGGGAATCCTGAAAATCAAGATCCTAATCTGGTTTTTGAGTCCTATGGAACATTTGTGAAGGATTTCAACCGTAAGGTAATTTTCATGGATACTACAGAGTCATTTGATTGGACTACACCACCATTACGGGCAGCCATTATTACACAACTAGCAGCAATCGGACTAGCGTCACAACAG CAGCCCCATAACATTGACATCGACACCATCATTACAAAGACAGAAAACCAGGAAAAGAAGTTAGCATTGTTTAAGAAGCAGGTTTTTGATCCCTCCATGCAGTTGAATAAGGTAAAAGTACATATGGCCAAGCTAGAATGGTACAAGAAGGTGgctaaagacaaaaaaattggaTACTATGACAGCTACAAGAATGTAAGCCACACAAGTGATCTTGATGTGGTAAAGGATATGAAAACCCTCACATGTTACTGGGAAGAATTGGTTGATGAAGCAGAGAAAAGGCCCCAGACAGTAGGTGCCTCCCTTCGAACCCGTTGGCTCTTTGGGGGAACAAATTACCGAAGGATGATTGAACCACTGGACATAGCTGATTACTACAACAAGGGAAAAGAAGACTACATAAATCAAGGAAGGCCTAAACATTACATAAAATTGGAGCAATGGTTGATTGAAACAGCAGAACCTGCAGGTGTTCCAAATGAATTGATGAAACAGAACGTGGTGTCGATTCTGACGGAGGATTCTTGCTTTTGGGCACATGTTGAGGAGGCTCTCATTTCATGCAAATTGCTGACTGGCACAGGATCAAGTGAGATGGAGAAACAATCATCAAGGGACAGCCTATTTGAGTTTGAAAACTATGTATATGGTTTGATTAAAAATTATGCAGTATCACCTGAGATTTTCTTGCAGGGAAGCAGCTTCATGCAATGGTGGAGAGAGTATGAAAAAATTATGGGAACTTCTTATAGTTCAAATCTCACTAAGCTAATGAAGGATTACAAGAATTACGATAAGTATGCTACGGGCTCCCTAAAGATTTCCTGA
- the LOC115971456 gene encoding uncharacterized protein LOC115971456 — protein sequence NHTRTRQPHTHNLKSATLLLIQSNSSAPLSNFVSFNPSSNRWLTYNQSNSVALQLFPYDLTTLLFCHSKSAKPPTIFRLTNKCFNKCVEKRYKESELNMGENSCIDRCVSKYWHVTNLIGQLLGSGRPPM from the exons AACCATACAAGAACCAGACAGCCGCACACCCACAACCTCAAATCGGCAACGCTTCTTCTCATCCAATCCAACTCGTCGGCGCCGCTCTCTAATTTCGTCTCTTTCAATCCATCCTCTAATCGGTGGCTCACTTATAACCAATCCAACTCGGTGGCGCTTCAACTCTTCCCGTACGACTTGACGACACTTCTTTTCTGCCATTCTAAATCGGCGAAACCACCCACAATCTTCAG GCTTACAAACAAATGTTTTAATAAGTGCGTTGAGAAAAG GTACAAGGAGTCTGAACTAAATATGGGTGAAAATAGTTGCATTGATCGCTGCGTATCAAAATATTGGCAT GTGACTAATCTAATCGGCCAGCTGCTAGGTTCAGGTCGGCCCCCAATGTGA
- the LOC115976718 gene encoding senescence-associated carboxylesterase 101-like isoform X3, which yields MTQTQLFSSGLELANFVVSLDVLHDAWTAIWSLYTEISQNERPSSLVKFKVFELPNCTIIAFFTWPANSKDYVQGNGGGDFVSSSTLKKSFPFFNFLCTKDNPEFSINKPALELFTSIFYELPKSVMANSKPLIITGNSLGGSVASLFTLLLLEKFNFLTTKRPLCITFGSPLMGEKGLHEAISKYAAWNSCFLHVVSNQDPIPRVLISQTGVYKPFGTFLLCSKLGCSCFEDPPTILELLMATYSGNPENQDPNLVFESYGTFVKDFNRKVIFMDTTESFDWTTPPLRAAIITQLAAIGLASQQPHNIDIDTIITKTENQEKKLALFKKQVFDPSMQLNKVKVHMAKLEWYKKVAKDKKIGYYDSYKNVSHTSDLDVVKDMKTLTCYWEELVDEAEKRPQTVGASLRTRWLFGGTNYRRMIEPLDIADYYNKGKEDYINQGRPKHYIKLEQWLIETAEPAGVPNELMKQNVVSILTEDSCFWAHVEEALISCKLLTGTGSSEMEKQSSRDSLFEFENYVYGLIKNYAVSPEIFLQGSSFMQWWREYEKIMGTSYSSNLTKLMKDYKNYDKYATGSLKIS from the exons ATGACACAAACTCAGTt GTTTAGCAGTGGGTTAGAGTTGGCAAATTTCGTGGTGAGCCTTGATGTCTTGCACGATGCATGGACTGCAATTTGGAGCCTATACACAGAAATCAGTCAAAATGAACGACCATCTTCCCTCGTGAAATTCAAAGTTTTTGAGCTACCAAACTGTACCATCATAGCTTTTTTCACTTGGCCTGCTAATAGCAAAGACTATGTTCAGGGAAATGGAGGAGGAGATTTTGTTTCATCATCAACTCTTAAGAAgtcttttcctttcttcaatTTCCTGTGCACCAAAGACAACCCAGAGTTCTCCATTAACAAACCTGCATTGGAGCTTTTCACCTCCATTTTTTATGAGCTCCCGAAATCTGTG ATGGCCAATTCCAAACCATTGATTATCACCGGAAACTCTCTGGGAGGATCTGTTGCCTCTCTCTTCACCTTATTGCTGctagaaaaattcaattttttaaccaCCAAACGCCCGCTTTGCATCACTTTTGGTTCTCCCCTTATGGGTGAGAAAGGCCTGCATGAAGCCATATCAAAATACGCGGCATGGAACTCTTGCTTTTTGCATGTAGTTTCTAACCAGGATCCAATTCCCAGAGTCTTAATTTCGCAAACTGGTGTTTACAAGCCTTTTGGAACATTTCTCTTGTGTTCTAAGTTGGGTTGTTCTTGTTTTGAGGACCCTCCAACCATTTTGGAGTTGTTAATGGCAACCTATTCAGGGAATCCTGAAAATCAAGATCCTAATCTGGTTTTTGAGTCCTATGGAACATTTGTGAAGGATTTCAACCGTAAGGTAATTTTCATGGATACTACAGAGTCATTTGATTGGACTACACCACCATTACGGGCAGCCATTATTACACAACTAGCAGCAATCGGACTAGCGTCACAACAG CCCCATAACATTGACATCGACACCATCATTACAAAGACAGAAAACCAGGAAAAGAAGTTAGCATTGTTTAAGAAGCAGGTTTTTGATCCCTCCATGCAGTTGAATAAGGTAAAAGTACATATGGCCAAGCTAGAATGGTACAAGAAGGTGgctaaagacaaaaaaattggaTACTATGACAGCTACAAGAATGTAAGCCACACAAGTGATCTTGATGTGGTAAAGGATATGAAAACCCTCACATGTTACTGGGAAGAATTGGTTGATGAAGCAGAGAAAAGGCCCCAGACAGTAGGTGCCTCCCTTCGAACCCGTTGGCTCTTTGGGGGAACAAATTACCGAAGGATGATTGAACCACTGGACATAGCTGATTACTACAACAAGGGAAAAGAAGACTACATAAATCAAGGAAGGCCTAAACATTACATAAAATTGGAGCAATGGTTGATTGAAACAGCAGAACCTGCAGGTGTTCCAAATGAATTGATGAAACAGAACGTGGTGTCGATTCTGACGGAGGATTCTTGCTTTTGGGCACATGTTGAGGAGGCTCTCATTTCATGCAAATTGCTGACTGGCACAGGATCAAGTGAGATGGAGAAACAATCATCAAGGGACAGCCTATTTGAGTTTGAAAACTATGTATATGGTTTGATTAAAAATTATGCAGTATCACCTGAGATTTTCTTGCAGGGAAGCAGCTTCATGCAATGGTGGAGAGAGTATGAAAAAATTATGGGAACTTCTTATAGTTCAAATCTCACTAAGCTAATGAAGGATTACAAGAATTACGATAAGTATGCTACGGGCTCCCTAAAGATTTCCTGA
- the LOC115976718 gene encoding senescence-associated carboxylesterase 101-like isoform X1, with protein sequence MTQTQLFSSGLELANFVVSLDVLHDAWTAIWSLYTEISQNERPSSLVKFKVFELPNCTIIAFFTWPANSKDYVQGNGGGDFVSSSTLKKSFPFFNFLCTKDNPEFSINKPALELFTSIFYELPKSVMANSKPLIITGNSLGGSVASLFTLLLLEKFNFLTTKRPLCITFGSPLMGEKGLHEAISKYAAWNSCFLHVVSNQDPIPRVLISQTGVYKPFGTFLLCSKLGCSCFEDPPTILELLMATYSGNPENQDPNLVFESYGTFVKDFNRKVIFMDTTESFDWTTPPLRAAIITQLAAIGLASQQLLQQPHNIDIDTIITKTENQEKKLALFKKQVFDPSMQLNKVKVHMAKLEWYKKVAKDKKIGYYDSYKNVSHTSDLDVVKDMKTLTCYWEELVDEAEKRPQTVGASLRTRWLFGGTNYRRMIEPLDIADYYNKGKEDYINQGRPKHYIKLEQWLIETAEPAGVPNELMKQNVVSILTEDSCFWAHVEEALISCKLLTGTGSSEMEKQSSRDSLFEFENYVYGLIKNYAVSPEIFLQGSSFMQWWREYEKIMGTSYSSNLTKLMKDYKNYDKYATGSLKIS encoded by the exons ATGACACAAACTCAGTt GTTTAGCAGTGGGTTAGAGTTGGCAAATTTCGTGGTGAGCCTTGATGTCTTGCACGATGCATGGACTGCAATTTGGAGCCTATACACAGAAATCAGTCAAAATGAACGACCATCTTCCCTCGTGAAATTCAAAGTTTTTGAGCTACCAAACTGTACCATCATAGCTTTTTTCACTTGGCCTGCTAATAGCAAAGACTATGTTCAGGGAAATGGAGGAGGAGATTTTGTTTCATCATCAACTCTTAAGAAgtcttttcctttcttcaatTTCCTGTGCACCAAAGACAACCCAGAGTTCTCCATTAACAAACCTGCATTGGAGCTTTTCACCTCCATTTTTTATGAGCTCCCGAAATCTGTG ATGGCCAATTCCAAACCATTGATTATCACCGGAAACTCTCTGGGAGGATCTGTTGCCTCTCTCTTCACCTTATTGCTGctagaaaaattcaattttttaaccaCCAAACGCCCGCTTTGCATCACTTTTGGTTCTCCCCTTATGGGTGAGAAAGGCCTGCATGAAGCCATATCAAAATACGCGGCATGGAACTCTTGCTTTTTGCATGTAGTTTCTAACCAGGATCCAATTCCCAGAGTCTTAATTTCGCAAACTGGTGTTTACAAGCCTTTTGGAACATTTCTCTTGTGTTCTAAGTTGGGTTGTTCTTGTTTTGAGGACCCTCCAACCATTTTGGAGTTGTTAATGGCAACCTATTCAGGGAATCCTGAAAATCAAGATCCTAATCTGGTTTTTGAGTCCTATGGAACATTTGTGAAGGATTTCAACCGTAAGGTAATTTTCATGGATACTACAGAGTCATTTGATTGGACTACACCACCATTACGGGCAGCCATTATTACACAACTAGCAGCAATCGGACTAGCGTCACAACAG TTATTGCAGCAGCCCCATAACATTGACATCGACACCATCATTACAAAGACAGAAAACCAGGAAAAGAAGTTAGCATTGTTTAAGAAGCAGGTTTTTGATCCCTCCATGCAGTTGAATAAGGTAAAAGTACATATGGCCAAGCTAGAATGGTACAAGAAGGTGgctaaagacaaaaaaattggaTACTATGACAGCTACAAGAATGTAAGCCACACAAGTGATCTTGATGTGGTAAAGGATATGAAAACCCTCACATGTTACTGGGAAGAATTGGTTGATGAAGCAGAGAAAAGGCCCCAGACAGTAGGTGCCTCCCTTCGAACCCGTTGGCTCTTTGGGGGAACAAATTACCGAAGGATGATTGAACCACTGGACATAGCTGATTACTACAACAAGGGAAAAGAAGACTACATAAATCAAGGAAGGCCTAAACATTACATAAAATTGGAGCAATGGTTGATTGAAACAGCAGAACCTGCAGGTGTTCCAAATGAATTGATGAAACAGAACGTGGTGTCGATTCTGACGGAGGATTCTTGCTTTTGGGCACATGTTGAGGAGGCTCTCATTTCATGCAAATTGCTGACTGGCACAGGATCAAGTGAGATGGAGAAACAATCATCAAGGGACAGCCTATTTGAGTTTGAAAACTATGTATATGGTTTGATTAAAAATTATGCAGTATCACCTGAGATTTTCTTGCAGGGAAGCAGCTTCATGCAATGGTGGAGAGAGTATGAAAAAATTATGGGAACTTCTTATAGTTCAAATCTCACTAAGCTAATGAAGGATTACAAGAATTACGATAAGTATGCTACGGGCTCCCTAAAGATTTCCTGA